The following is a genomic window from Pseudomonas purpurea.
ATTCCTCGGTTTCGCTTTTCAGCAGCTTCGGCTCCACCGCCAGCTCTTGCGCGGCGCGGGCGAGGAAGTGCTTGGCCAGGGTCGGAATGTCTTCGCGACGGTCCGACAGGCGCGGAATGTGGATGCGGATCACGTTCAGACGGTGGAACAGGTCTTCACGGAATTTCCCGGCGTGCACCAGGGTTTCCAGGTTCTGGTGAGTCGCGGCAATGATCCGCACATCGACCTTGACCGGCACATGGCCGCCCACGCGATAAAACTCGCCGTCTGCCAGTACGCGCAACAAGCGGGTCTGGGTGTCGGCGGGCATGTCGCCGATTTCATCGAGGAACAACGTGCCGCCGTCCGCCTGTTCAAACCGCCCGCGCCGCAGGTTGGCGGCGCCGGTGAACGCGCCTTTTTCGTGGCCAAACAGCTCGGACTCCATCAGGTCCTTGGGGATCGCCGCCATGTTCAGCGCAATGAACGGCGAGGCTGCCCGTGGGCTGTGACGGTGCAGGGCGTGGGCGACCAGTTCTTTACCGGTGCCGGACTCGCCGTTGATCAGTACGGTGATGTTGGAGTGGCTCAGGCGCCCGATGGCGCGAAACACTTCCTGCATCGCCGGTGCTTCACCGATGATTTCCGGGGTACGGGTCAGTGCAGGTGCGACTTCCAGGCCTTGCTGCTCCTGGGCGTGTTGATTGGCGCGCTTGACCAGTGAAACCGCCTCATCGACGTCGAACGGCTTGGGCAGGTACTCGAACGCGCCGCCCTGATAGGACGCCACGGCGCTGTCCAGGTCGGAGTGCGCGGTCATGATGATCACCGGCAGGCGAGGGTGCTGCTCGCGAATGCGGGCCAGCAGGTCCAGGCCACTGGCACCCGGCATGCGGATGTCGGAGATGATCACGTCCGGCTGTTGCCGTGCCAGGCGGCTCATCACGCCATCAGCGCTGTCGAAGCTTTGCGTGGTCATGCCTTCCTGCTGCAAGGCTTTTTCCAGGACCCAGCGGATAGAACGGTCGTCATCGACGATCCACACGGTTTCACTACGGCTCATGTCGATGGGGCTCCTTGTTCCAGTGGCAGAAAGATCGAGAACGTGGTGTGGCCTGGATGGCTGTCACATTCGATCAGGCCCTGGTGCTGGCTGATGATGTTCTGGGTAATGGCCAGGCCGAGCCCGGTACCGTCCGGGCGACCGCTGACCATGGGAAAGAAGATGGTTTCTTGCAGGTCTGCAGGGATCCCCGGACCGTTGTCGATGATTTCGAGTTTGGTCACCAGGCGATGGCGCACGTGGCCGATGGTGAACTGGCGCATGGCGCGTGAGCGCAGGGTGATGCGGCCCAGGCGCAGTTCGTTCTGGCTGCTGATGGCCTGCATCGCGTTGCGCACGATGTTCAAGACGGCCTGGATCATTTGTTCACGGTCGATCAGTACGTCGGGAATGCTCGGGTCATAGTCGCGCACCAATGTGATGCAGCCCTGGCTTTCGGCCTCGACCAGGTTGCACACGCGCTCCAGCACTTCGTGGACATTGCACATGGCCAGCGACGGCAGCTTGTTTGAACCGAGCATGCGATCCACCAGGTTACGCAGGCGATCGGCCTCCTCGATGATGACGTTGGTGTAGTCCTTGAGGCTTTCTTCCGGCAGTTCGCGGGCCAGCAACTGGGCGGCGC
Proteins encoded in this region:
- the glnL gene encoding nitrogen regulation protein NR(II); its protein translation is MTISDALHRLLLDNLTTATILLDAQLRLEYMNPAAEMLLAISGQRSHGQFISELFTESTEALNSLRQAVEQAHPFTKREAMLTALTGQTLTVDYAVTPILSNGDTLLLLEVHPRDRLLRITKEEAQLSKQETSKMLVRGLAHEIKNPLGGIRGAAQLLARELPEESLKDYTNVIIEEADRLRNLVDRMLGSNKLPSLAMCNVHEVLERVCNLVEAESQGCITLVRDYDPSIPDVLIDREQMIQAVLNIVRNAMQAISSQNELRLGRITLRSRAMRQFTIGHVRHRLVTKLEIIDNGPGIPADLQETIFFPMVSGRPDGTGLGLAITQNIISQHQGLIECDSHPGHTTFSIFLPLEQGAPST
- the ntrC gene encoding nitrogen regulation protein NR(I), whose product is MSRSETVWIVDDDRSIRWVLEKALQQEGMTTQSFDSADGVMSRLARQQPDVIISDIRMPGASGLDLLARIREQHPRLPVIIMTAHSDLDSAVASYQGGAFEYLPKPFDVDEAVSLVKRANQHAQEQQGLEVAPALTRTPEIIGEAPAMQEVFRAIGRLSHSNITVLINGESGTGKELVAHALHRHSPRAASPFIALNMAAIPKDLMESELFGHEKGAFTGAANLRRGRFEQADGGTLFLDEIGDMPADTQTRLLRVLADGEFYRVGGHVPVKVDVRIIAATHQNLETLVHAGKFREDLFHRLNVIRIHIPRLSDRREDIPTLAKHFLARAAQELAVEPKLLKSETEEYLKNLPWPGNVRQLENTCRWITVMASGREVHISDLPPELLNLPQDSAPVTNWEQALRQWADQALARGQSSLLDSAVPSFERIMIETALKHTAGRRRDAAVLLGWGRNTLTRKIKELGMKVDGGEEDEGEEG